One Pseudomonas syringae CC1557 genomic window, GGGGCCATGTTCCGGGCGTTCCAGGGCGATGACGATGTCGGCTTCGCGCTTGGACAGGCTGATGAAGTGCGGCAGTGGCAGGATGTCCACTGAGATGCTCGGGTAACTGTCGAGGAAGTGGCTCAACTGCGGGGTGATAAAGAAGCTGCCGAAACCCTCGGTGCAGCCCATGCGGATATGCCCGGACAACGCCACGCTGGAGCCGGAAACCTGCTCGCAGGCCATGTGCAGCGTGCTTTCTATGGATTCGGCGTAGCCCAGCAAATGCTGACCTTCGGCGGTCATGATAAAGCCGTTGTTGCGCGACTTTTCAAACAGCAATGTGCCGAGCGAGGTTTCCAGCGAGTTGATGCGGCGCGACACGGTGGTGTAGTCGACAGCCAGGCGTTTGGCGGCGCTGCTGACTTTTCGGGTGCGTGCCACTTCGAGGAAAAACTTCAGGTCATCCCAGTTCAACAGACTCAGGGAAGTGATGTTTTTTTGCATGTTGACCCTGCTTTTATCTGCGTTCTTATTAGAAGTTTGCACATCTATACTCCAAAGCGCGCGCCCTGACCAACTCAAAAACAATACTGTCGGGAGACCACGAGCATCCACCGAGAAACGCTGCGGATGGCGTGGTTTGCTGAAGGGAGAACAGCTGAAATGAATGCCTCGCTGAACACCACCA contains:
- a CDS encoding LysR family transcriptional regulator yields the protein MQKNITSLSLLNWDDLKFFLEVARTRKVSSAAKRLAVDYTTVSRRINSLETSLGTLLFEKSRNNGFIMTAEGQHLLGYAESIESTLHMACEQVSGSSVALSGHIRMGCTEGFGSFFITPQLSHFLDSYPSISVDILPLPHFISLSKREADIVIALERPEHGPYVCCKLCDYSLRLYATQEYLDNHPPIQRKADLTEHVFISYVDDLAFSSELLYLSNLLPNAHAQLRSTSVIAQYTAALQGRALAILPCFLAAQDPRLLPVLEDEVNITRQFWMYCREDLRKLKRITLLWDYIREVTELNKGFLLGEVAAARFVG